A DNA window from Staphylococcus warneri contains the following coding sequences:
- the addB gene encoding helicase-exonuclease AddAB subunit AddB, with protein sequence MELNAYIGRAGTGKSTAMVDEIKDKMKRDPLGDPIILIAPTQSTFQFEQAFVNDNSLNGSLRTEVLHFERLSHRVFQEVGGFKEQRLSKAATEMMIYHLVQQFQDDMKLYRSQAKYFGFSEKLAEQIQDFKKYSVLPEQIDEFLNTHHVQTRTKHKLEDISLIYKQFESRMHGQFITVEDSLRQFITQMDQSEWLKRSEIYIDGFHNFSTLEYEMIQALVKNAKKVTVLLTTDGNKDAFSLFRKPSEVLTHLEDIAQDLHIQLNKNFFTDIYRFENNDLKSLESQFDALQIIPQKSEGFIDIFESSSMREEINEIARQILKDTRDNQLRFQDIAILYRDASYADLFESILPLYQIPFNIDTKRSMTHHPIMEMIRSLIEVIQSNWHINAMMRLLKTNVLTDQFKNSTHLIDLLENFAIERGIYGKRWLDDELFNIENFRKMGRKEHQLTQEERDTFEQVVKLKTDVIDKILHFEQAMNEGKTVRDFATAFYESMEYFELPNHLMTERDMLDNDGYHEQAEEIDQIWNGLIQILDDLVTVFENENMSLSRFLEVFDIGLEQLEFVMIPQTLDQVSIGTMDLAKVDNKKHIYLVGMNDGSMPQPISSSSLISDDEKKIFEENAQIELSPTADILQMDEAFVCYIAMTRATSKVTFSYSLMGASGDEKEMSPFLAQIKDIYQDLDAVNIHQMHQAYPMSLIENVHQTKINLFEALRAWLDEEIVAETWIDAYQVMRDDERLNKDLDYLMTSLTYDNETTQLNETLAQDLYGKTINASVSRFEGYQQCPFKHYASHGLRLNERTKYELQNFDLGDIFHSVLKYISDRINGDFKHLDQKKIKALTTEALETILPKVQFNLLNSSAYYRYLSRRIGAIVETTLNALKYQGDYTKFKPQQFETGFRKKPKSDDELIAQSLTTKQGVPINIRGQIDRIDTYTKDNQSYVNIIDYKSSESSATLDLTKVYYGLQMQMMTYMDIVLQNQDRLGLTDIVKPGGLLYFHVHEPRLKLKNWSEIDQEKIEKDYIKSFKMSGLVNSDEDVLDALDIRLEPKFKSDIVPVGLTAKGAISKSGSQVADEKTIYKFIEHNKNNFIDTATHIMDGHTEVSPLKYKQTLPCQFCSYQSVCHVDGMIDSKRYRTVDESINPIEAIQQMEENGGENE encoded by the coding sequence TGATATGAAATTATATCGTTCGCAAGCTAAATATTTTGGATTTAGTGAAAAGTTAGCAGAACAAATTCAAGATTTTAAAAAGTATTCTGTTTTGCCAGAGCAAATTGATGAATTTTTAAATACGCATCATGTTCAAACGAGAACAAAGCATAAATTAGAAGATATATCTTTAATATATAAGCAATTTGAATCGAGAATGCATGGACAATTTATTACAGTAGAGGATTCATTGCGTCAATTTATTACACAAATGGATCAATCTGAGTGGTTGAAACGATCAGAAATATACATAGATGGCTTCCACAACTTTTCAACTTTAGAATATGAAATGATACAAGCATTAGTAAAGAATGCTAAAAAAGTAACGGTATTACTCACTACTGACGGGAATAAAGATGCTTTTAGTTTATTTAGAAAGCCCTCAGAAGTACTCACGCATCTCGAAGATATAGCACAAGACTTGCATATCCAATTAAATAAAAACTTCTTTACAGATATTTATCGATTTGAAAATAATGACTTAAAATCATTAGAGTCACAATTCGATGCATTACAAATCATACCTCAAAAATCAGAAGGATTTATAGATATTTTTGAATCATCAAGTATGAGAGAAGAAATAAATGAAATAGCACGTCAAATACTTAAAGACACACGTGATAATCAATTACGTTTTCAAGATATTGCAATCCTTTATAGAGATGCATCTTATGCGGATTTATTTGAATCAATTTTACCGTTATATCAAATTCCATTTAACATCGATACAAAGCGTTCAATGACACATCATCCTATTATGGAAATGATTCGTTCATTAATCGAAGTCATCCAATCTAATTGGCATATCAATGCCATGATGCGTTTATTGAAAACCAATGTACTCACAGATCAATTTAAAAATAGTACCCATCTTATAGATTTATTGGAAAACTTTGCGATAGAACGCGGAATATATGGAAAAAGATGGTTAGATGATGAGTTATTTAACATAGAAAACTTTAGAAAAATGGGGCGCAAAGAACATCAACTGACTCAAGAAGAAAGAGACACATTTGAACAAGTAGTCAAATTAAAAACAGATGTCATCGATAAAATTTTACATTTTGAACAAGCCATGAATGAAGGAAAAACAGTACGAGATTTTGCGACGGCATTTTATGAGAGTATGGAATATTTTGAATTACCGAATCATTTGATGACTGAGAGAGATATGCTAGATAATGATGGTTATCATGAACAAGCTGAAGAAATTGATCAAATTTGGAACGGATTAATACAGATTTTAGATGACTTGGTGACAGTCTTTGAAAATGAAAATATGTCATTATCTCGTTTCTTAGAAGTGTTTGATATAGGATTAGAACAATTAGAATTTGTTATGATTCCACAAACACTAGATCAAGTAAGTATTGGTACCATGGATTTAGCAAAAGTAGATAATAAAAAGCATATCTATCTTGTAGGTATGAATGATGGTTCAATGCCACAACCCATTTCTTCTTCTAGTTTAATTAGTGACGATGAAAAGAAAATATTTGAAGAAAATGCTCAAATCGAATTAAGTCCTACGGCAGATATTTTACAAATGGATGAAGCATTTGTATGTTATATCGCTATGACTAGAGCAACTTCTAAAGTGACATTTTCATATAGTTTAATGGGGGCATCAGGTGATGAAAAAGAAATGAGTCCATTTCTCGCTCAAATTAAAGATATTTATCAAGACTTGGATGCAGTTAATATCCATCAGATGCATCAAGCGTACCCAATGTCTTTAATTGAAAATGTGCATCAAACTAAAATTAATTTGTTTGAAGCGCTGAGAGCGTGGTTAGACGAAGAAATTGTAGCAGAGACATGGATAGATGCGTACCAAGTTATGCGAGATGACGAGCGTTTAAATAAAGACCTAGATTATTTAATGACTTCATTAACTTACGATAATGAAACTACACAACTTAATGAAACACTGGCGCAAGATTTATATGGTAAAACCATCAATGCAAGTGTATCGAGATTTGAAGGGTATCAACAGTGTCCATTTAAACACTACGCTTCACATGGCTTACGATTAAATGAACGCACAAAATATGAACTACAGAATTTTGATTTAGGTGATATCTTCCATTCTGTATTGAAATACATTTCGGATCGTATCAATGGCGATTTTAAACATTTAGATCAAAAGAAAATCAAGGCATTAACTACTGAAGCATTAGAAACTATTCTACCTAAAGTACAATTTAATTTACTAAATTCGTCTGCTTATTATCGATATTTATCACGAAGAATAGGTGCCATTGTAGAGACGACACTTAATGCACTAAAATATCAAGGCGATTATACAAAATTCAAACCACAACAATTTGAAACAGGTTTCCGTAAAAAGCCTAAATCTGATGATGAGTTAATTGCACAATCATTAACAACTAAACAAGGTGTACCCATTAATATCAGAGGTCAAATTGATCGTATTGATACGTATACTAAAGATAATCAAAGCTATGTTAATATTATCGATTATAAATCGTCAGAAAGCAGTGCCACACTTGATTTAACCAAAGTGTATTATGGCTTACAAATGCAGATGATGACGTATATGGACATTGTGCTACAAAATCAAGATAGATTAGGATTAACAGATATAGTTAAGCCAGGAGGATTACTATATTTCCATGTTCATGAGCCAAGATTAAAATTGAAAAACTGGTCGGAAATTGATCAAGAGAAAATAGAAAAAGATTATATTAAATCATTTAAAATGAGTGGATTAGTTAATAGTGACGAAGATGTTTTAGATGCATTAGATATCCGTTTAGAACCTAAATTCAAATCTGATATTGTGCCAGTAGGGTTAACGGCTAAAGGTGCTATTAGTAAATCTGGTAGTCAAGTTGCTGATGAAAAAACAATTTATAAATTTATAGAACATAATAAAAATAACTTTATTGATACAGCAACACATATTATGGATGGTCACACAGAAGTATCACCACTTAAATATAAACAAACATTGCCGTGCCAATTTTGTAGTTATCAATCAGTATGTCATGTGGATGGTATGATTGATAGTAAACGATATCGCACAGTTGATGAATCGATTAATCCAATAGAAGCAATACAACAAATGGAAGAAAATGGAGGTGAAAATGAATGA